A genomic window from Synergistales bacterium includes:
- a CDS encoding GntR family transcriptional regulator, with the protein MGQSKKERAYEAIKAMILSRELSGAGELSESSLARELKMSRTPVREALQRLQMEGFLRVYPNRGIVVERISVDDIREIYDLRIALEEFVVREVASQVAPEDLKRLRSMVEEQSGFLDPLDAGGFVRSDREFHEYLLTLYGNEMITSFMRNLRERIYLANLSILQVPDNMSRFHQEHRRILQALEKGDGEAAAREMDVHLKGGKMRLMNL; encoded by the coding sequence GCTGTCCGGCGCCGGGGAGCTCTCCGAGAGCAGCCTGGCCAGGGAGCTGAAGATGAGCCGCACGCCGGTGCGGGAGGCGCTGCAGCGGTTGCAGATGGAGGGATTCCTCAGGGTCTACCCCAACCGGGGGATCGTGGTGGAGCGGATTTCCGTGGACGATATCCGGGAGATCTACGACCTCCGGATCGCTCTGGAGGAATTCGTGGTCCGCGAGGTGGCCTCCCAGGTCGCGCCGGAGGACCTGAAGCGGCTCCGGAGTATGGTGGAGGAGCAATCGGGTTTTCTCGATCCCCTTGACGCCGGGGGCTTTGTCCGGAGCGACCGGGAATTCCACGAATATCTGCTGACCCTCTACGGCAACGAGATGATCACCAGCTTCATGCGGAACCTCCGGGAGCGGATCTACCTGGCCAATCTCTCCATCCTCCAGGTACCGGACAACATGAGCCGGTTCCATCAGGAGCACCGGCGGATTCTCCAGGCTCTGGAGAAGGGCGACGGCGAGGCGGCGGCGCGGGAGATGGATGTACACCTGAAAGGCGGCAAGATGCGGCTGATGAACCTC